One Gadus chalcogrammus isolate NIFS_2021 chromosome 22, NIFS_Gcha_1.0, whole genome shotgun sequence genomic window carries:
- the LOC130375879 gene encoding fatty acid-binding protein 10-A, liver basic-like isoform X2 produces MDYNGTWKVYFDDNLEGFLKAMSVPEMMIKMSKDVKPVTVIKQNGPDFTIEVKTPVRTNVNSFSLGKETEITAMDGRKFKCTVREEEGKLVFETDKFTSVREIQGEDMVETVTAGSACLIRKSKRV; encoded by the exons ATGGACTACAACGGAACCTGGAAGGTGTATTTTGATGACAATCTGGAAGGGTTTCTGAAAGCAATGT CTGTACCTGAGATGATGATCAAAATGTCCAAGGACGTGAAGCCGGTGACCGTCATAAAGCAGAACGGCCCTGACTTCACCATCGAGGTGAAGACGCCCGTACGCACCAACGTCAACTCCTTCAGCCTGGGGAAGGAGACGGAGATCACCGCTATGGATGGGAGGAAGTTCAAG TGTACAgtcagggaagaggaggggaagctGGTGTTCGAAACAGACAAGTTCACCTCTGTTCGTGAGATCCAAGGAGAGGACATGGTGGAA ACGGTGACTGCTGGCTCCGCGTGCCTCATCAGGAAAAGCAAGCGGGTCTGA
- the LOC130375879 gene encoding fatty acid-binding protein 10-A, liver basic-like isoform X1, which translates to MDYNGTWKVYFDDNLEGFLKAMSVPEMMIKMSKDVKPVTVIKQNGPDFTIEVKTPVRTNVNSFSLGKETEITAMDGRKFKCTVREEEGKLVFETDKFTSVREIQGEDMVEVGLILIHSMINGSMFCFLEVQLQYDEGIIN; encoded by the exons ATGGACTACAACGGAACCTGGAAGGTGTATTTTGATGACAATCTGGAAGGGTTTCTGAAAGCAATGT CTGTACCTGAGATGATGATCAAAATGTCCAAGGACGTGAAGCCGGTGACCGTCATAAAGCAGAACGGCCCTGACTTCACCATCGAGGTGAAGACGCCCGTACGCACCAACGTCAACTCCTTCAGCCTGGGGAAGGAGACGGAGATCACCGCTATGGATGGGAGGAAGTTCAAG TGTACAgtcagggaagaggaggggaagctGGTGTTCGAAACAGACAAGTTCACCTCTGTTCGTGAGATCCAAGGAGAGGACATGGTGGAAGTAGGATTAATTTTGATTCATTCAATGATCAATGgatcaatgttttgttttttagaaGTCCAATTGCAGTATGACGAAGGCATAATCAACTGA
- the LOC130375737 gene encoding serine/arginine-rich splicing factor 10-like isoform X1, which produces MARYMRPPNTSLFVRNISDESRPEDLRREFGRYGPVVDVYVPLDYYTRLPRGFAYIQFEDIRDAEDALHSLDRKWVCGRQIEIQFAQGDRKTPGQMKSKERSSPGRSTSRYDDESDHGGSRRRRSRSRSYERYRSRSPSHERRPRRPESPRDSRGRMYAARRSRSREDERYKTRTRRESRGHSRSKSPTPRDEGYQGAPSRDPRDPRDPRDPRDPRDSRDLRDVGRRSRTPSRSVSRSRSRSRSWAGRKSGGH; this is translated from the exons ATGGCTAGATACATGAGGCCGCCGAACACGTCACTTTTCGTCAGAAATATTTCTGATGAGTCCAG GCCTGAGGATTTACGCCGTGAGTTTGGCCGCTATGGGCCCGTAGTGGACGTCTACGTCCCACTTGACTACTATACACGTCTGCCAAGAGGATTTGCATACATTCA ATTCGAAGACATCCGCGATGCCGAAGACGCCCTGCACAGCCTCGACAGGAAATGGGTGTGTGGTCGACAGATCGAAATCCAGTTCGCACAGGGCGATAGGAAGA CTCCGGGACAGATGAAGTCCAAGGAGAGGAGCTCGCCAGGCCGCTCCACGTCGCGGTACGACGACGAGTCCGATCACGGCGGCAGTCGTCGCCGGCGGTCGCGGAGCCGCAGCTACGAGCGCTACCGGTCCCGGAGCCCCTCCCACGAACGGCGCCCCCGCCGCCCAGAAAGCCCCCGGGA TTCTCGCGGACGAATGTACGCAGCGCGGAGGAGCCGAAGCAGGGAAGACGAGAG gtACAAGACGCGGACCAGGAGGGAGTCCAGGGGTCACTCCCGCTCCAAGTCCCCCACCCCCAGAGACGAGGGCTACCAGGGCGCCCCGTCCCGCGACCCACGGGACCCACGGGACCCACGGGACCCGCGGGACCCGCGGGACAGCCGCGACCTGAGGGACGTGGGCCGGCGCTCACGCACTCCGTCCCGCTCCGTCTCCCGGTCGCGCTCCCGATCCAGGTCGTGGGCCGGTCGCAAATCGGGGGGACACtag
- the LOC130375737 gene encoding serine/arginine-rich splicing factor 10-like isoform X2: MLDQISNCFPAIMLSHSCNWPTKTPGALCSVFPQKKKYVSKKCIWRKCTKSLTAVSTFEDIRDAEDALHSLDRKWVCGRQIEIQFAQGDRKTPGQMKSKERSSPGRSTSRYDDESDHGGSRRRRSRSRSYERYRSRSPSHERRPRRPESPRDSRGRMYAARRSRSREDERYKTRTRRESRGHSRSKSPTPRDEGYQGAPSRDPRDPRDPRDPRDPRDSRDLRDVGRRSRTPSRSVSRSRSRSRSWAGRKSGGH; encoded by the exons ATGTTGGACCAAATAAGTAACTGTTTCCCTGCTATCATGCTCTCTCACTCATGTAATTGGCCAACAAAAACCCCTGGGGCTTTGTGTTCTGTTTttccgcaaaaaaaaaagtatgtatcTAAGAAATGTATTTGGAGAAAATGCACAAAATCCTTAACCGCAGTTAGCACATTCGAAGACATCCGCGATGCCGAAGACGCCCTGCACAGCCTCGACAGGAAATGGGTGTGTGGTCGACAGATCGAAATCCAGTTCGCACAGGGCGATAGGAAGA CTCCGGGACAGATGAAGTCCAAGGAGAGGAGCTCGCCAGGCCGCTCCACGTCGCGGTACGACGACGAGTCCGATCACGGCGGCAGTCGTCGCCGGCGGTCGCGGAGCCGCAGCTACGAGCGCTACCGGTCCCGGAGCCCCTCCCACGAACGGCGCCCCCGCCGCCCAGAAAGCCCCCGGGA TTCTCGCGGACGAATGTACGCAGCGCGGAGGAGCCGAAGCAGGGAAGACGAGAG gtACAAGACGCGGACCAGGAGGGAGTCCAGGGGTCACTCCCGCTCCAAGTCCCCCACCCCCAGAGACGAGGGCTACCAGGGCGCCCCGTCCCGCGACCCACGGGACCCACGGGACCCACGGGACCCGCGGGACCCGCGGGACAGCCGCGACCTGAGGGACGTGGGCCGGCGCTCACGCACTCCGTCCCGCTCCGTCTCCCGGTCGCGCTCCCGATCCAGGTCGTGGGCCGGTCGCAAATCGGGGGGACACtag
- the LOC130376045 gene encoding gap junction alpha-9 protein-like, whose translation MGDWNFLGGILEEVHIHSTMVGKIWLTILFIFRMLVLGVAAEDVWNDEQSDFICNTDQPGCRNVCYDRAFPISLIRYWVLQVIFVSSPSLVYMGHAIYQLRALEKERHCKKSALRRELEAVEAEHAEVRRRIEREMRQLEQGKLNKAPLRGSLLRTYVAHIVTRALVEVGFMSGQYLLYGHRLDPLFKCEREPCPNLVDCFVSRPTEKTVFMMFMQAIACISLFLSVLEILHLGYRRLKKGLLDYYPHLKDDLDEYYGSKSKENLTAHQVCTGASAGRKPTLPTAPSGYTLLLEKQGNGPTYPLLSTSPAFVPALPPELGGGAEPGPGSRNEAAAAAAAAAAVVLPRSTEQSSNSNNTGVEPRSPPADKQARPEGLLARGPALPGDTECGGSEYPTLPVRDTSSCPSLAGNPVRKIRRASPPWNCSTVQEGNVSDSGDSYPGNVHGKVRGSSCGPRTRTVAKAEAKRPSRSQSPDSVGELSSASRHSRESTSPPVASSPNRRTSGASSASSRRAATDLQV comes from the coding sequence ATGGGAGACTGGAACTTCCTGGGCGGGATCCTGGAGGAGGTCCACATCCACTCCACCATGGTGGGCAAGATCTGGCTCaccatcctcttcatcttccgCATGCTGGTCCTGGGCGTGGCGGCGGAGGACGTGTGGAACGACGAGCAGTCGGACTTCATCTGCAACACGGACCAGCCCGGCTGCCGCAACGTGTGCTACGACCGCGCTTTCCCCATCTCCCTGATCCGCTACTGGGTGCTGCAGGTCATCTTCGTGTCCTCCCCGTCCCTCGTCTACATGGGCCACGCCATCTACCAGCTGCGCGCCCTGGAGAAGGAGCGCCACTGCAAGAAGTCGGCGCTGCGGCGCGagctggaggcggtggaggcggaGCACGCGGAGGTGCGGCGCCGGATCGAGCGGGAGATGCGGCAGCTGGAGCAGGGCAAGCTGAACAAGGCGCCGCTGCGGGGCTCGCTGCTGCGCACCTACGTGGCCCACATCGTGACGCGCGCCCTGGTGGAGGTGGGCTTCATGTCGGGCCAGTACCTGCTCTACGGCCACCGCCTGGACCCGCTGTTCAAATGCGAGCGGGAGCCCTGCCCCAACCTGGTGGACTGCTTCGTGTCGCGGCCCACCGAGAAGACGGTGTTCATGATGTTCATGCAGGCCATTGCCTGCATCTCGCTGTTCCTCAGCGTGCTGGAGATCCTGCACCTGGGCTACAGGAGGCTGAAGAAGGGCCTGCTGGACTACTACCCCCACCTCAAGGACGACCTGGACGAGTACTACGGCAGCAAGTCCAAGGAGAACTTGACGGCGCACCAGGTGTGCACGGGCGCCTCGGCGGGCCGCAAGCCCACCCTCCCCACCGCGCCCAGCGGGTACACGCTGCTGCTGGAGAAGCAGGGCAACGGGCCGACCTACCCCCTCCTCAGCACCTCCCCCGCCTTCGTCCCCGCGCTCCCCCCGGAGCTCGGCGGGGGGGCGGAGCCGGGCCCGGGGAGCCGCaacgaggcggcggcggcggcggcggcggcggcggcggtggtgttgCCCCGGTCCACGGAGCAGAGCAGCAACTCCAACAACACGGGCGTCGAGCCGCGCTCCCCGCCCGCGGACAAGCAGGCCCGGCCCGAGGGGCTTCTGGCCCGGGGGCCGGCCCTCCCCGGGGACACGGAGTGCGGGGGCTCCGAGTACCCCACCCTCCCCGTCAGAGACACCTCCTCGTGCCCCTCCCTGGCGGGGAACCCCGTGAGGAAGATCCGCCGCGCCAGCCCGCCCTGGAACTGCTCCACGGTGCAGGAGGGCAACGTGTCCGACAGCGGGGACTCGTACCCGGGGAACGTCCACGGGAAAGTCCGGGGCTCCTCCTGCGGGCCCCGCACCCGGACCGTCGCCAAAGCGGAGGCCAAGAGGCCGAGCCGGTCCCAGAGCCCGGACTCTGTGGGAGAGCTGAGCTCGGCGTCGCGGCACAGCCGGGAGAGCACCAGTCCCCCCGTCGCCTCCTCCCCCAACCGCCGCACCTCGGGGGCTAGCAGCGCTAGCAGCAGGAGGGCCGCCACTGACCTGCAGGTGTAG
- the mycbp gene encoding C-Myc-binding protein, with product MAHYRASESKREQFRRYLEKSGVLDGLTNVLVTLYEEPDKPNNALDFIKQNLGPPVEEPADVGSLREELAELEQKYELLLQENKELSQKLLQYEPKPEEGASE from the exons ATGGCCCATTACAGG GCATCAGAATCAAAACGTGAACAATTCAGAAGGTACCTCGAAAAATCTGGGGTACTTGATGGCCTGACCAATG TGTTGGTGACACTTTATGAGGAGCCTGACAAACCTAACAATGCCTTGGA CTTCATAAAGCAGAACCTGGGGCCACCGGTTGAGGAGCCAGCTGACGTTGGGAGCCTGCGAGAGGAGTTGGCCGAGCTCGAGCAGAAATACGAACTGCTGCTCCAGGAGAACAAGGAACTCAGTCAGAAG CTTTTGCAGTATGAACCGAAGCCTGAGGAAGGAGCCTCTGAATAA
- the si:ch1073-513e17.1 gene encoding sialin gives MDDRPCLLVPAVCLVAAGYAGCSAVLAVTLLCVSATVGGISAAGVFINQIDIAPRYAGVLLGITNTFGTIPGVLAPIVTGYLTEDHTLTGWRNVFWVSAGVNALGALIFTCMGSGVIQTWALTEEERAEEETAKKERGEEEVRRNEGDPTIAT, from the exons ATGGATGACCGCCCCT gtCTCCTAGTGCCGGCGGTGTGTCTGGTTGCCGCGGGTTACGCGGGCTGCAGCGCCGTCCTGGCGGTCACCTTGCTGTGCGTGTCGGCCACCGTGGGCGGGATTAGCGCCGCCGGCGTCTTCATCAACCAGATCGACATCGCTCCCCG GTACGCAGGTGTGTTGCTAGGGATCACCAACACCTTCGGAACCATCCCGGGGGTCCTGGCTCCCATCGTCACCGGTTACCTCACCGAAGAC CACACCCTGACAGGCTGGCGAAATGTGTTCTGGGTTTCGGCGGGGGTCAACGCCTTAGGGGCCCTGATCTTCACGTGCATGGGGAGCGGGGTGATCCAGACCTGGGccctgacggaggaggagagggcggaggaggagacggccaagaaggagaggggggaggaggaggtgaggaggaacgAAGGCGACCCGACGATAGCCACATGA
- the LOC130375824 gene encoding elongation factor 1-alpha-like produces the protein MGKDKFHINIVVIGHVDSGKSTTTGHLIYKCGGIDKRTIEKFEKEAAEMGKGSFKYAWVLDKLKAERERGITIDIALWKFESTKYYVTIIDAPGHRDFIKNMITGTSQADCAVLIVAGGVGEFEAGISSNGQTREHALLAFTLGVKQLIVGINKMDNTEPPYSQSRYEEITKEVSQYIKKIGYNPAAVPFVPISGWHGDNMLEASSKMAWFKGWKVERKDGNASGTTLLEALDAILPPSRPTDKALRLPLQDVYKIGGIGTVPVGRVETGILKPNMVVTFAPANVTTEVKSVEMHHESLTEALPGDNVGFNVKNVSIKDIRRGNVAGDSKNDPPMQADSFNAQVIILNHPGTISQGYAPVLDCHTAHIACKFNELKEKIDRRSGKKIEDLPKSVKSGDAAIVNMIPSKPMCVESFQSYPPLGRFAVRDMRQTVAVGVIKSVDKKIGGSAKVTKSAKVATKK, from the exons ATGGGAAAGGACAAGTTCCACATCAACATCGTGGTCATTGGCCATGTCGACTCCGGCAAGTCGACCACCACCGGCCACTTGATCTACAAGTGCGGAGGCATTGACAAGAGAACCATCGAGAAGTTCGAGAAGGAAGCCGCTGAG ATGGGAAAGGGCTCCTTCAAGTACGCCTGGGTGCTGGACAAACTGAAGGCAGAGCGTGAGCGTGGTATCACCATTGACATCGCCCTGTGGAAGTTTGAGTCTACAAAGTATTACGTCACCATCATCGATGCCCCCGGACACAGGGATTTCATCAAGAACATGATCACTGGAACTTCCCAG GCTGACTGCGCCGTGCTGATCGTTGCCGGTGGTGTTGGTGAGTTTGAGGCCGGTATCTCTAGCAACGGCCAGACCCGCGAGCACGCCCTCCTGGCCTTCACCCTGGGAGTGAAGCAGCTCATCGTTGGCATCAACAAGATGGACAACACCGAGCCCCCCTACAGCCAGTCCCGTTACGAGGAGATCACCAAGGAGGTCAGCCAGTACATCAAGAAGATCGGCTACAACCCCGCCGCTGTGCCCTTCGTGCCCATCTCCGGATGGCACGGGGACAACATGCTGGAGGCCAGCTCCAAG ATGGCCTGGTTCAAGGGATGGAAGGTCGAGCGCAAGGACGGAAACGCCAGCGGGACCACcctgctggaggccctggacGCCATCCTGCCCCCTAGCCGCCCCACCGACAAGGCCCTCCGCCTGCCCCTCCAGGACGTCTACAAGATCGGCG GTATTGGAACAGTACCCGTGGGCCGTGTTGAGACCGGTATCCTCAAGCCCAACATGGTCGTCACCTTCGCCCCCGCCAACGTCACCACTGAGGTGAAGTCCGTTGAGATGCACCACGAGTCTCTGACCGAGGCTCTCCCCGGTGACAACGTTGGCTTCAACGTCAAGAACGTCTCCATCAAGGACATCCGTCGTGGCAACGTCGCTGGAGACAGCAAGAACGACCCCCCCATGCAGGCCGACTCCTTCAACGCCCAG GTCATCATCCTGAACCACCCTGGCACCATCTCCCAGGGCTATGCCCCAGTCCTGGATTGCCACACCGCTCACATCGCCTGCAAGTTCAACGAGCTCAAGGAGAAGATCGATCGTCGTTCCGGCAAGAAGATTGAGGATCTGCCCAAGAGCGTGAAGAGCGGAGACGCCGCCATCGTCAACATGATCCCAAGCAAGCCCATGTGTGTGGAGAGCTTCCAGTCGTACCCTCCCCTCG GTCGCTTCGCCGTCCGTGACATGAGGCAGACCGTTGCCGTCGGTGTGATCAAGAGCGTCGACAAGAAGATCGGTGGCTCTGCCAAGGTCACCAAGTCGGCCAAGGTGGCCACCAAGAAATGA
- the LOC130375823 gene encoding elongation factor 1-alpha, producing MGKEKIHINIVVIGHVDSGKSTTTGHLIYKCGGIDKRTIEKFEKEAAEMGKGSFKYAWVLDKLKAERERGITIDIALWKFETGRYYVTIIDAPGHRDFIKNMITGTSQADCAVLIVAGGVGEFEAGISKNGQTREHALLAFTLGVKQLIVGVNKMDSTEPPYSQARFEEITKEVSQYIKKIGYNPATVAFVPISGWHGDNMLESSEKMAWFKGWKVERKDGNASGVTLLEALDAILPPSRPTDKALRLPLQDVYKIGGIGTVPVGRVETGILKAGMIVTFAPANVTTEVKSVEMHHETLTEATPGDNVGFNVKNVSVKEIRRGNVAGDSKNDPPMQADNFTAQVIILNHPGTIAQGYAPVLDCHTAHIACKFSELKEKIDRRSGKKLEDNPKSLKSGDAAIITMVPGKPMCVESFAQYPPLGRFAVRDMRQTVAVGVIKAVDKKIGGSGKVTKSAQKASKTK from the exons ATGGGAAAGGAAAAGATTCACATAAACATCGTGGTCATTGGTCATGTCGATTCCGGCAAATCGACCACCACAGGGCATTTGATCTACAAATGCGGCGGCATTGACAAGAGAACCATCGAGAAGTTCGAGAAGGAAGCCGCTGAG ATGGGAAAGGGCTCCTTCAAGTACGCCTGGGTGCTGGACAAACTGAAAGCAGAGCGTGAGCGTGGTATCACCATTGACATCGCCCTGTGGAAGTTTGAGACCGGCAGGTATTACGTCACCATCATCGATGCCCCCGGACACAGGGACTTCATCAAGAACATGATCACTGGTACCTCGCAG GCTGACTGCGCCGTGCTGATCGTGGCCGGAGGTGTGGGTGAGTTTGAGGCCGGTATCTCAAAGAACGGCCAGACCCGCGAGCACGCCCTCCTGGCCTTCACCCTGGGCGTGAAGCAGCTCATCGTTGGAGTCAACAAGATGGACTCCACCGAGCCCCCCTACAGCCAGGCCCGCTTCGAGGAGATCACCAAGGAGGTCAGCCAGTACATCAAGAAGATCGGCTACAACCCGGCCACAGTGGCCTTCGTGCCCATCTCCGGATGGCACGGGGACAACATGCTGGAGTCCAGCGAGAAG ATGGCCTGGTTCAAGGGCTGGAAGGTGGAGCGCAAGGACGGCAACGCCAGCGGGGTCACcctgctggaggccctggacGCCATCCTGCCCCCCAGCCGCCCCACCGACAAGGCCCTCCGCCTGCCCCTCCAGGACGTCTACAAGATCGGCG GTATCGGGACCGTGCCCGTGGGCCGCGTGGAGACCGGCATCCTGAAGGCCGGCATGATCGTGACCTTCGCCCCCGCCAACGTGACCACGGAGGTGAAGTCGGTGGAGATGCACCACGAGACGCTGACCGAGGCCACGCCCGGAGACAACGTCGGCTTCAACGTCAAGAACGTGTCCGTCAAGGAGATCCGCCGTGGCAACGTGGCCGGAGACAGCAAGAACGACCCCCCCATGCAGGCCGACAACTTCACTGCCCAG GTGATCATCCTGAACCACCCTGGCACCATCGCCCAGGGCTACGCCCCCGTCCTGGATTGCCACACCGCCCACATCGCCTGCAAGTTCAGCGAGCTCAAGGAGAAGATCGATCGTCGTTCCGGAAAGAAGCTGGAGGACAACCCCAAGTCCCTGAAGTCCGGCGACGCCGCCATCATCACCATGGTGCCCGGCAAGCCTATGTGTGTGGAGAGCTTCGCCCAGTACCCTCCTCTGG GTCGCTTCGCCGTGCGCGACATGCGGCAGACGGTCGCCGTGGGCGTCATCAAGGCCGTGGACAAGAAGATCGGCGGCAGCGGCAAGGTCACCAAGTCCGCCCAGAAGGCGTCCAAGACCAAATGA